A portion of the Blautia hansenii DSM 20583 genome contains these proteins:
- the dnaK gene encoding molecular chaperone DnaK has translation MGKIIGIDLGTTNSCVGVMEGGQPVVVANAEGARTTPSVVAFTKSGERLVGEPAKRQAVTNADKTISSIKRHMGTDYRVTIDDKKYSPQEISAMILQKLKTDAENYLGEKVTEAVITVPAYFNDAQRQATKDAGKIAGLEVKRIINEPTAAALAYGLDNEKEQKIMVYDLGGGTFDVSIIEIGDGVIEVLSTAGDNRLGGDDFDQKVADYMIAEFKKAEGVDLSADKMAMQRIKEAAEKAKKELSSATTTNINLPFISMNANGPLHFDMNLTRAKFDELTHDLVERTAEPVKRALSDAGLSPSELGQVLLVGGSTRIPSVQDKVKQLTGKEPSKTLNPDECVALGASVQGGKLAGDSGAGDILLLDVTPLSLSIETMGGIATRLIERNTTIPTKKSQIFSTAADNQTAVDINVVQGERQFARDNKSLGQFRLDGIPPARRGVPQIEVTFDIDANGIVNVSAKDLGTGKEQHITITAGSNMSDDEIDKAVKEAAEYEAQDKKRKEAVDTKNDADAMVFQTEKALEEAGDKIDANDKTAVEADLNALKDILAKCANVDEITDAQVEEIKAGKEKLMQSAQKLFAKMYEQAQAQGGAQAGPDMGAGAQGGSNEAYGDDVVDGDYREV, from the coding sequence ATGGGAAAAATTATTGGTATTGACTTAGGTACTACAAATAGCTGTGTAGGTGTAATGGAAGGTGGACAGCCGGTAGTTGTAGCAAATGCAGAAGGCGCAAGAACAACACCATCTGTAGTTGCTTTTACAAAATCAGGAGAAAGATTAGTAGGAGAACCTGCAAAACGTCAGGCTGTTACAAATGCAGATAAAACAATTTCATCTATTAAAAGACACATGGGAACTGATTACAGAGTTACCATTGATGATAAAAAATATTCTCCACAGGAAATTTCAGCAATGATTTTACAGAAACTGAAAACAGATGCTGAAAACTATCTTGGTGAAAAAGTAACAGAAGCTGTTATTACAGTACCTGCTTATTTCAATGATGCACAGCGTCAGGCAACAAAAGATGCAGGTAAAATTGCAGGTTTGGAAGTAAAACGTATTATCAACGAGCCTACAGCAGCAGCTCTTGCTTATGGTCTTGATAATGAAAAAGAACAGAAAATCATGGTATACGACTTAGGTGGCGGTACTTTCGATGTTTCTATTATTGAAATCGGTGACGGTGTTATCGAAGTATTATCTACAGCAGGTGATAACCGCCTTGGTGGTGATGACTTTGACCAGAAAGTTGCAGATTATATGATTGCTGAATTTAAGAAAGCAGAAGGTGTTGATTTATCCGCAGATAAAATGGCTATGCAGCGTATTAAAGAAGCAGCTGAAAAAGCAAAGAAAGAGCTTTCCTCTGCAACAACAACAAACATCAACCTTCCATTTATCAGCATGAATGCAAATGGACCTCTGCACTTTGATATGAACCTTACAAGAGCAAAATTTGATGAATTGACACATGATTTAGTAGAAAGAACAGCAGAACCTGTAAAACGTGCATTATCTGATGCAGGACTTTCACCTTCTGAATTAGGTCAGGTATTGTTAGTTGGTGGTTCTACACGTATTCCATCTGTACAGGATAAAGTAAAACAGCTGACAGGAAAAGAACCAAGTAAGACATTAAATCCTGATGAGTGTGTTGCTTTAGGAGCATCTGTTCAGGGTGGTAAACTTGCAGGTGATTCAGGTGCAGGTGATATCCTTCTTCTTGATGTAACTCCACTGTCACTGTCTATCGAAACAATGGGTGGTATTGCTACAAGATTGATTGAAAGAAATACAACAATTCCTACAAAGAAAAGTCAGATTTTCTCTACAGCAGCAGATAATCAGACAGCAGTAGATATTAATGTTGTACAGGGTGAAAGACAGTTTGCAAGAGATAATAAATCTCTCGGACAGTTCCGTTTAGATGGTATTCCACCAGCAAGACGTGGTGTTCCTCAGATTGAAGTAACTTTTGATATTGATGCAAACGGTATTGTAAATGTATCTGCAAAAGACTTAGGAACAGGTAAAGAACAGCACATCACAATTACAGCAGGTTCTAATATGTCTGATGATGAAATCGATAAAGCTGTAAAAGAAGCTGCAGAATACGAAGCACAGGATAAAAAACGTAAAGAAGCAGTAGATACAAAGAATGATGCAGATGCTATGGTATTCCAGACAGAAAAAGCTCTGGAAGAAGCCGGAGATAAAATTGATGCAAATGATAAGACAGCAGTAGAAGCAGACTTAAATGCATTAAAAGATATTCTTGCTAAATGTGCAAATGTAGATGAAATCACAGATGCTCAGGTAGAAGAAATTAAAGCTGGTAAAGAAAAATTAATGCAGAGCGCACAGAAACTCTTTGCTAAAATGTATGAACAGGCTCAGGCACAGGGCGGTGCACAGGCAGGTCCTGATATGGGTGCAGGAGCACAGGGTGGTTCCAACGAAGCATACGGTGATGATGTTGTAGATGGAGATTACAGAGAAGTTTAA
- a CDS encoding cysteine desulfurase family protein, with translation MEAYLDNSATTRCYEEVKDIVVKTMTEDFGNPSAMHLKGVDAENYIKEATKEIAKTLKVQEKEIFFTSGGTESDNWAVIGTALAKNRQGKHIITTPFEHAAVSAPMEWLQKQGYEITEIPVDEKGNIFLEKLSGTIREDTILVSTMMVNNEMGAVLSVEEMGRLVHEKNPQTTFHVDAIQAYGKYRIYPKKWNIDLLSVSSHKIHGPKGVGFLYVNEKTKIQPLILGGGQQKGMRSGTDNVPGIAGLGVAAKKIYSHIDENVSSMMELKKYFAQELLKLENVEINGPEVEKGAPHILNVSFLGVRSEVLLHTLEDMNIYVSAGSACSSHKRAGSASLTALRLTPERKESAIRFSFCEFTTKEEIDYTLEALKKVLPMLRRYARK, from the coding sequence ATGGAAGCATATCTGGATAATTCGGCAACTACCAGATGCTATGAGGAAGTAAAAGATATTGTGGTAAAAACCATGACGGAAGATTTCGGTAATCCTTCTGCTATGCACTTGAAAGGTGTAGATGCGGAAAATTATATAAAAGAAGCGACAAAAGAAATTGCCAAAACACTGAAGGTGCAGGAAAAAGAAATTTTCTTTACCTCAGGGGGCACAGAGTCTGATAACTGGGCAGTCATTGGAACAGCGCTGGCAAAGAATAGACAGGGAAAACATATTATTACAACGCCTTTTGAACATGCCGCTGTATCAGCACCAATGGAGTGGCTGCAAAAACAGGGCTATGAGATAACAGAAATTCCTGTGGACGAAAAGGGAAATATTTTTTTAGAAAAGCTTTCTGGGACAATCAGAGAGGACACTATTTTAGTTTCTACAATGATGGTAAATAACGAAATGGGTGCAGTCCTTTCTGTTGAAGAAATGGGCAGACTGGTTCATGAAAAAAATCCTCAGACAACGTTTCATGTAGATGCCATTCAGGCTTACGGAAAATACCGGATTTATCCGAAAAAATGGAACATTGATTTATTGTCTGTCAGCAGCCATAAAATTCATGGTCCAAAAGGCGTGGGCTTTTTATATGTAAATGAAAAAACAAAAATTCAGCCTTTGATTTTAGGAGGGGGACAGCAAAAAGGAATGCGTTCCGGCACAGATAATGTACCGGGAATTGCAGGACTTGGTGTTGCCGCAAAGAAAATATACAGCCATATAGATGAAAATGTTTCCTCTATGATGGAATTAAAAAAATATTTTGCACAGGAGCTTTTAAAATTAGAAAATGTGGAAATCAATGGTCCTGAGGTGGAAAAGGGAGCTCCTCATATTTTAAATGTGAGCTTTCTGGGAGTAAGAAGTGAAGTTCTGCTTCATACTTTGGAGGATATGAATATTTATGTTTCGGCAGGCAGCGCATGCTCCAGCCACAAAAGAGCGGGAAGCGCCAGCTTGACTGCTTTGCGTCTGACACCGGAGCGAAAAGAATCTGCAATTCGTTTTAGCTTTTGTGAATTTACTACAAAAGAGGAAATTGATTATACACTGGAGGCATTGAAAAAGGTACTCCCAATGCTTCGCAGATATGCGAGAAAATAG
- a CDS encoding 16S rRNA (uracil(1498)-N(3))-methyltransferase, giving the protein MYRFFVEPSQIKDNQICISGSDVNHIKNVLRMKLKEEILISSGEDKEYTCYIEEIGEEEILAHIMYVQEAGYELSSKIYLFQGLPKSDKMELIIQKAVELGVHQVIPVASKRAVVKLDKKKEEKKITRWQAISESAAKQSKRMYVPEITNVMSFQQAVDYAGKLDIVLFPYELADGMKKTKEIIGKIKPGQSVGIFIGPEGGFEESEVALAKEKADAQVITLGKRILRTETAGLTVLAILMYTLEE; this is encoded by the coding sequence ATGTATCGTTTTTTTGTAGAGCCGTCTCAGATAAAAGATAATCAGATTTGTATTAGCGGAAGCGATGTAAATCATATAAAAAATGTTCTGCGTATGAAGCTGAAGGAGGAAATTTTAATCAGCAGCGGAGAAGATAAGGAATATACCTGTTATATAGAGGAAATCGGGGAGGAAGAAATACTGGCGCATATTATGTATGTGCAGGAAGCCGGATATGAGCTTTCTTCCAAAATTTATTTGTTTCAGGGGCTCCCCAAAAGTGATAAAATGGAGCTGATTATCCAAAAAGCAGTAGAGCTTGGCGTGCATCAGGTGATACCTGTGGCATCGAAAAGAGCAGTAGTTAAGCTGGATAAAAAGAAAGAAGAAAAAAAAATTACAAGATGGCAGGCAATTTCGGAAAGTGCAGCAAAACAGTCAAAGCGTATGTACGTACCGGAAATCACCAATGTTATGAGCTTTCAACAAGCTGTGGATTATGCAGGAAAGCTGGATATAGTGCTTTTTCCCTATGAGCTGGCAGATGGAATGAAAAAAACAAAAGAGATTATCGGAAAAATAAAACCGGGACAATCTGTGGGGATTTTCATTGGACCGGAGGGCGGATTTGAAGAAAGTGAAGTAGCCCTTGCAAAAGAAAAAGCAGATGCGCAGGTCATTACCTTGGGAAAAAGAATTTTACGAACAGAAACAGCGGGACTGACAGTTTTAGCTATTTTAATGTATACACTGGAGGAATAG
- the grpE gene encoding nucleotide exchange factor GrpE — MSEEKKEYNTIEEDDMTQNETEEILEEDDVKLAEETVSETEETEETVEEKTAEKKGLFGKKKKDKKDEKIEELTDMVKRQMAEFDNFRKRTEKEKASMYQIGAREIVEKILPVVDNFERGLAMIPEDEKENPVATGMAQIYKQLMTAFDEIGVKAIEAVGQEFNPDFHNAVMHVEDEEVEENIIVEEFQKGYMYKDYVVRHSMVKVAN, encoded by the coding sequence GTGTCAGAAGAAAAAAAAGAGTATAACACAATAGAAGAAGATGATATGACTCAAAATGAAACAGAAGAAATTTTAGAAGAAGATGATGTAAAATTGGCAGAGGAAACAGTTTCTGAAACAGAGGAAACAGAAGAAACTGTAGAAGAAAAAACAGCAGAAAAAAAGGGACTGTTTGGAAAAAAGAAAAAAGATAAAAAAGATGAAAAAATAGAAGAATTGACAGACATGGTAAAACGCCAGATGGCAGAATTTGATAACTTCCGAAAACGCACAGAAAAGGAAAAAGCTTCTATGTATCAAATCGGAGCAAGAGAGATTGTAGAGAAAATTCTTCCGGTGGTTGATAACTTTGAAAGAGGTCTGGCAATGATACCGGAAGATGAAAAAGAAAATCCTGTGGCTACAGGTATGGCTCAGATTTATAAACAGTTGATGACAGCTTTTGATGAAATAGGAGTAAAAGCAATTGAAGCTGTAGGGCAGGAATTTAATCCTGATTTTCATAATGCAGTGATGCATGTGGAAGATGAGGAAGTGGAAGAAAATATAATTGTTGAAGAATTCCAGAAGGGATATATGTATAAAGATTATGTGGTAAGACACAGTATGGTGAAGGTTGCAAACTAG
- the dnaJ gene encoding molecular chaperone DnaJ, translating to MADKRDYYEVLGVDRGADDSAIKSAYRKLAKKYHPDVNPGDKEAEKKFKEATEAYGILSDPQKRKQYDQFGHAAFEQGGGGAGGGFGGFGGFGGADMGDIFGDIFGDLFGGGGRRRPNNGPMKGANLRASVRITFEEAVFGCEKELELNLKDTCTTCNGTGAKPGTSPETCPKCHGSGQVVYTQQSMFGTIQNVQTCPDCQGSGKIIKEKCTQCHGTGFTSSRKKIKVTIPAGIDNGQSIRIREKGEPGVNGGPRGDLMVEVVVARHPIFQRQDMNIFSTAPITFAQAALGGEVRISTVDGDVLYDVKPGTQTDTKVRLKGKGVPSLRNKNLRGDHYVTLVVEVPTKLNEEAKEALRKFDEACGNRPSSGEKKKKFGEKLKDMFEN from the coding sequence ATGGCAGATAAAAGAGATTACTACGAGGTCCTTGGAGTAGACAGGGGCGCAGATGATTCTGCAATTAAAAGTGCATATCGTAAGCTTGCCAAAAAATATCACCCTGATGTAAATCCTGGAGATAAAGAAGCCGAGAAAAAATTCAAAGAGGCAACAGAGGCTTATGGCATTTTAAGTGACCCTCAAAAGAGAAAACAATATGATCAGTTTGGTCATGCTGCCTTTGAACAGGGCGGCGGTGGAGCCGGAGGCGGATTTGGTGGCTTCGGTGGATTTGGCGGCGCGGATATGGGAGATATTTTTGGAGATATTTTTGGAGATTTATTCGGCGGCGGTGGACGCAGAAGACCGAATAATGGTCCAATGAAAGGTGCCAATCTTAGAGCGTCTGTTAGAATTACTTTTGAAGAGGCTGTTTTCGGATGTGAGAAAGAGCTTGAACTGAATTTAAAGGATACTTGTACAACTTGTAACGGAACAGGTGCAAAGCCGGGAACATCACCGGAAACATGTCCGAAATGTCATGGCTCTGGTCAGGTGGTTTATACTCAGCAGTCTATGTTCGGTACGATTCAGAATGTACAGACTTGTCCGGACTGTCAGGGAAGCGGAAAAATAATTAAAGAGAAATGTACACAGTGCCATGGTACAGGATTTACTTCCAGTAGGAAGAAAATTAAAGTTACCATACCTGCCGGTATTGATAATGGACAGAGTATTCGTATCAGAGAAAAGGGCGAACCAGGTGTAAATGGCGGACCAAGAGGTGACTTGATGGTGGAAGTTGTTGTAGCACGCCATCCGATTTTCCAGAGACAAGATATGAATATATTCTCAACAGCACCGATTACTTTCGCACAGGCTGCACTCGGTGGTGAAGTACGTATCAGCACTGTGGATGGAGATGTTCTTTATGATGTAAAACCAGGTACACAGACAGATACAAAGGTTCGCTTAAAAGGTAAAGGTGTTCCATCTCTTCGAAACAAAAATCTCAGAGGTGACCACTATGTAACTTTAGTAGTGGAAGTTCCTACAAAGCTTAACGAAGAAGCAAAAGAAGCTCTTCGTAAATTTGATGAGGCTTGTGGAAATCGCCCATCAAGTGGAGAAAAGAAGAAAAAATTTGGCGAAAAATTAAAAGATATGTTTGAAAATTAA
- the prmA gene encoding 50S ribosomal protein L11 methyltransferase — MKWKKFRIKTKTEAEDIIISTLYDIGLEGAQIEDNVPLTPLEKEQMFVDILPQMQEDDGIAYLSFFVEETEDGELLMNGEITKEEEILNAVKTELDGLRDFMDIGEGSIAIDETEDIDWINNWKQYFKQFYVDDILIIPSWEEVKEEDKDRMIIHIDPGTAFGTGMHETTQLCIRQLKKFVKEDTELLDVGTGSGILSIVALKLGAKHAVGTDLDPCAVPAVEENKEVNEIPTQDFDMMIGNIIDDKEVQDKVGYEKYDIVVANILADVLVPLTPVIVNQMKKGGIYITSGIIDNKEETVVEAVKAAGLEVLEVTYQGEWVSVTARKN; from the coding sequence ATGAAGTGGAAAAAATTCAGAATAAAAACAAAAACAGAAGCTGAGGATATTATTATCAGCACTCTCTATGATATTGGGTTAGAAGGTGCACAGATTGAAGACAATGTACCTCTTACACCGTTGGAAAAAGAGCAGATGTTTGTGGATATTTTGCCACAGATGCAGGAGGATGACGGAATTGCCTATTTAAGCTTCTTTGTAGAAGAAACAGAAGACGGCGAACTGCTTATGAATGGTGAAATAACCAAAGAAGAAGAAATTTTAAACGCAGTAAAAACAGAGCTTGACGGGCTGCGTGATTTTATGGACATTGGCGAAGGCAGCATTGCCATAGATGAGACAGAGGATATTGATTGGATTAATAATTGGAAACAGTATTTTAAGCAGTTTTATGTGGATGATATTTTAATTATTCCTTCATGGGAAGAGGTAAAAGAAGAAGATAAAGACAGGATGATTATCCATATTGATCCGGGAACTGCTTTTGGAACAGGAATGCACGAGACTACACAGCTTTGTATTCGTCAGTTAAAGAAATTTGTAAAAGAAGATACAGAGCTTTTGGACGTTGGGACAGGCAGTGGTATTTTGTCTATTGTAGCATTAAAATTAGGCGCAAAACATGCAGTAGGAACAGATTTGGACCCATGTGCAGTGCCGGCTGTGGAGGAAAATAAAGAAGTAAATGAAATCCCAACGCAGGATTTTGACATGATGATTGGAAATATTATTGACGACAAAGAAGTACAGGATAAAGTGGGATATGAGAAATACGATATCGTTGTTGCAAATATTCTGGCAGATGTTTTAGTGCCTCTGACACCGGTTATTGTAAATCAGATGAAAAAGGGCGGTATTTATATTACATCAGGTATCATTGACAATAAAGAAGAAACTGTGGTGGAAGCAGTGAAAGCAGCCGGTCTTGAAGTGCTGGAAGTGACATATCAGGGCGAATGGGTTTCTGTTACAGCCAGAAAAAATTAG